A part of Methanobrevibacter sp. genomic DNA contains:
- the eif1A gene encoding translation initiation factor eIF-1A, producing MSKPNQNQQQEYRRVRTPKKGEIPGVVEQIMGHGKLKVRCADGHMRMTRIPGKMKKRIWIREGDVILVKPWDFQSDEKADVIWRYTKTESNWLERKGYLKM from the coding sequence TTGTCAAAACCTAATCAAAATCAACAACAAGAATACAGAAGAGTGAGAACCCCTAAAAAAGGAGAAATCCCTGGAGTGGTAGAACAAATCATGGGCCATGGGAAATTAAAAGTTCGTTGCGCTGATGGACATATGAGAATGACTAGAATCCCTGGAAAAATGAAAAAACGTATTTGGATTCGTGAAGGAGACGTTATTCTTGTAAAACCATGGGATTTCCAATCTGATGAAAAGGCTGATGTGATTTGGAGATACACAAAAACCGAATCAAATTGGCTTGAAAGAAAAGGCTACTTAAAAATGTAG
- a CDS encoding serine protein kinase RIO: MDSKIAKADEKHKKIHSRKRKKDSSDRKVGNEIFDKITLETLYKFANQGYINILNGAISTGKEANVLTGVTDDEKFIAVKIYRIATSDFKKMDYYLKGDPRFNLKTKNKRKIIYSWVTKEYKNLKRLEAAGVNAPKPITSANNILLIEFIGDENGNPAQPVKNQPPKNPEEFFNKLLVNLKLFVNEAKLVHGDLSNYNILNKNEEPVIIDVSQSVVLDNPISKELLERDINTLVREYTKLGVETSFEEIWEYVGPAF, encoded by the coding sequence ATGGATTCCAAAATAGCAAAAGCTGATGAAAAACACAAAAAAATACATTCCCGCAAAAGAAAAAAAGATAGCTCCGATAGAAAAGTGGGAAATGAAATTTTTGATAAAATAACATTAGAAACATTATATAAATTTGCTAATCAGGGATACATTAATATTTTAAATGGAGCCATAAGTACCGGAAAGGAAGCCAATGTACTTACAGGCGTTACTGACGATGAGAAATTCATAGCCGTAAAAATTTACAGAATCGCCACATCTGATTTTAAAAAAATGGATTATTATCTTAAGGGAGATCCTAGATTTAACCTTAAAACTAAAAATAAACGAAAAATAATCTATTCATGGGTTACCAAAGAATATAAAAATTTAAAAAGACTTGAAGCAGCAGGAGTAAATGCGCCCAAACCGATTACAAGCGCCAATAACATACTACTAATTGAATTTATTGGAGATGAAAACGGAAATCCTGCACAGCCTGTAAAAAACCAGCCACCAAAAAATCCTGAGGAATTCTTCAATAAGCTATTAGTAAACTTAAAATTATTTGTAAATGAAGCAAAACTGGTACATGGGGATTTGTCAAATTACAATATACTGAATAAAAATGAGGAACCTGTGATTATTGATGTTTCACAGTCAGTAGTTTTAGACAATCCAATTTCAAAGGAACTTCTTGAAAGAGACATTAACACACTTGTTCGCGAATATACCAAACTTGGTGTTGAAACTAGTTTTGAAGAAATCTGGGAATATGTTGGACCAGCCTTTTGA